The Spiroplasma endosymbiont of Atherix ibis nucleotide sequence AAAATTAATGTAACAGATTTTTATTATTACAATTTAGTTTCTAAAAAAAATATAGTTGAAGCAAAAGATATTTCAATATTAGAAAAATCTTTATATGGGGGAAAACCAAATTTAAAATATTCATATGATAATGAAAATTTAGCATTTGCACCTAAAAATGTATTAAGTGGAACAGAAATATTTGAAAAAATATTAAATCCTATTTATCAGGAAATTTTAAATGGTATGAAACCTAATAATAAACCTCCTGTTTCAAAACCTGGTTATATGGGTGGTTTTATAAATAAAAATGATAATTCACAAGAATTTCATGATTTAACTCCTTTATCTAAATGATTATCAAAACAATTTTGAAGAAGAAATAAATAAAACAGTAAATATAGTTTATAAAAGATATCTAGAATTAATGATAATAAATGATATTATTACTGAAACTTGATTAAATACAATGATGTCAAAAACTGAACTTTATAGAAGCTCAAGTACTAGTACTATGTTTAAACAAGATGAAGTTTATTCAACTTATCAACAATGAGTTAATAGCTCTATTTTAAAAAATAATTTAAACATATTTCAACATTTTTCTATAATGTATGGACAATTATTTGGTAAAGCAATGAATAAGGATTTAATTTTCTCAAATTCACTTCTATCTTATTCAGGAATAACAACAGGATTTTCAAATTATGAAGATTTAAATAAAGTAGATATTAGAAATCGTAGTGATCAAGATCAAAATAAACCCTTAGAACCAATTTTTAAAGATTTAGTATTAAAGAAAAAAATGGGATTTAGTACTTTATTAGATTATTTAATGTATTTATTAATAAGTTTTGCAATGATGTATCTTGTTTATTTATTATGATCTAGAAAATCTAAAATTTAGATATTAGAAAGCTTTTAATAAAATATCCAGCAGTTTTTTAAAACTGTTGGATATTTTATTTTTTTATCTATTTTTTATCTTTAGTTTCAATTATTAAAGCTCATAAATTGTGTATAATATATTTGTTTATCAGGAGGAATATCAATGTCTAAAAAATTATCAGGAATTGGAGCAAGTAATGGTATATCTTTTGCAAAAGTATATATACTTGATGAAAAACCAATTATTATTTCAAAAGAATCAACTAAAAATGTTGATTCAGAATTGTCAATTATAACTTCATCTATAGAGAAAGCAAAGAACGATTTAATAAAATTACAATCTATTGCAAAAGAAAAATTAGGTGAAGAGAAAGCAGCTATTTTTGAAGCACATGCATCAATTTTAGAAGATCCAGCAATGGAAGAAGAATTTACAAATTTATTAAAAGAAAAAAAATATAATGCAGCAAGAGCTATTAAAGAAGTAGCTGACAAATATATTTCAATGTTTGAAGCAATGGATGATGATTATTTTAAAGAAAGAGCTGCAGATGTTAAAGATGTAACAGAGAGATTAATTAGATATGTTTTAAATCTACCAGTTGCAGATTTAGCAACAATAAATGAAGAAGTTATTATTGTTGCAGAAGATTTAACACCATCACAAACAGCACAATTAAACCCAAAATTTGTAAAGGGTTTTGCATGTAATATTGGGGGAAGAACTAGTCATGCTGCAATTATGGCAAGAAGTTTAGAAATTCCAGCAGTTTTAGGATTAAAAACAATTGTACATGATGTAAAAGAAAATGATATTTTGGCACTAAATGGTGAAACTGGAGATGTTGAAATAAATCCTAAAAATAAAGAAGAGTGAGAGAAACTTGTAGAGAAATTTGTAAAAGAAAAAGTGGAATTACAGAAACTAAAAAATCAACCAACTTTAACTAAAGATGGATTTGACGGATTTATATTAGAAGGAAACATTGGAAGTCCAAAAGATGTAGCTTCAGTTTTAGAAAATGGTGGAGAAGCAATTGGATTATTCAGAAGTGAGTTCTTATATATGGATAATGACCATTTTCCAACAGAAGAAGAACAATTTATTTCATACAAAAAAGTTGTTGAAGAAATGAATGGTAAAATTACAGTTATTAGAACTTTAGATATTGGTGGAGATAAAAAACTATCATATTTTTCATTCCCAGATGAAATGAATCCTTTTTTAGGATATAGAGCTATTAGATTTACTTTAGATAGAAAAGATATTTTTAAAGATCAAATTAGAGCTTTATTAAGAGCAAGTGCATTTGGACCAGTAGGAATTATGTTTCCAATGATTGCAACAGTTGATGAATTTTTAGCAGCAAAGAAATTTACATTGGATTGTAAAGCTGAATTAGAAAAAGAAGGTCAAAAAATTGGAACAGATTTAGAAATAGGTATGATGGTTGAAATACCTGCAGCTGCAGTTAATGCAGAAAATTTTGCAAAAAATGCTGATTTCTTTTCAGTGGGAACAAATGATTTAATTCAATATACAATGGCTGCAGATAGAATGAGTGAAAATGTAACTTACTTATATCAACCATATAATCCTTCAATTTTAAGATTATTAAAAATGACAATTGATGGAGCACACAAATATGGAAAATGAGCTGGAATGTGTGGAGAAATGGCAGGAGAGCCAGATGCAATTCCATTATTAATGGGATTAGGTCTTGATGCCTATTCAATGTCAGCTACAAGTATTTTAAAAGCAAGAAGCATTATGTCAAAACTTACTTTAAAAGAAACACAACAATTAGCTAATAAAGCACTTGAATGTGAAACTTCAGATCAAGTATTAAAATTAGTTAAAGATTTAATGAAAAATAAATAATTATTAGCCTTTAGGCTTTTTTTATTTGAACAAATTTTAAAAAGGAAAAAATAAATGAAAAATAAAAGATGTGATTGAAAAAGTCAAAATAAAGAGTTAATTAAATACCATGATAATGAATGAGCAAAAATTATACATAATGATAAAATTCTTTTTGAAAATCTTATATTAGAAACTATGCAAGCAGGATTGAGTTGATTAACAATTCTTTTAAAAAGAGAGGAATTTAGAAAAGCTTTTGATGATTTTAATTATAATTTAATTGTAAATTGAAATCAAAATAAAATAGAAGAATTATTAACAAATAAAAATATTATAAGAAATAGGTTAAAAATAGAATCAGTTTTATCAAACTCTCAAAATTTTATAAAAATTCAAAAAGAATTTGGAACATTTGACAAATATATTTGAAATTTTGTTCAATATCAACAAATAGTAAATAAATGAGATGAAATGTCCCAAATACCTTCTCAAAGTGAGCTTTCCCTTAAAATCTCTAAAGATTTAAAGAAGCGAGGTTTTAAATTTTTGGGTGCTGTAACTGTATATTCGTTTTTACAAGCTATTGGAATTATAAATGATCATATAAATGATTGTTTTGTTAAATATTTATAATTTAAAAAGTGAAGAAATCAAGTTTTTATTGTAAAATTAGTTTTGAGGAGAAGTTAATATGGGATTATTTACAAAAAATAAAAGTTTAGATGTATTTGCACCAGTAGATGGTGAAATAATAGATCTTTCAAAAGTTGAAGATGAAGTTTTTTCAGAAAAAATGTTAGGGGATGGATTAGCTTTTATTCCTGAAAATGGAGAGTTTGTAGCACCGATAGATGGTAAATTAGTAACAGTTTTTCCAAGTGGTCATGCTTATGGAATAGTAAATTCAAATGGAGTTGAAATTTTATTACACATTGGTTTAGATACAGTTTCATTAAATGGAGAGGGATTTGATATAAAAGTAAAACAAGGTCAAAGTATTAAAAAAGGTGACTTATTAGTAAATGTTGATGTTAAAAGTGTAGCTGCTAAAGTTCCTTCAATGCATACACCATTAATTTTTACAGTTGATTCAATGAGTGGAAAAAGTTTTGATATTCTTAAAACTGGAAAAGTTAAAAAAGGTGACTTAGTAGCTCAAGTAAAGTAGAAATAAGTATAAAGTGAGTAGGCATATTTATGCCTATTTTTTTTATTTATATAGTTATTGTGCCATAAAAGACATCTTTATTTTTTCATTCTATATTTAAAAAACTATTTTGAGATTTTTTTGAGTTATATCATTTATCTCATTCAATAACATCAGTTATATAATGTTAAAGTGATTCATATTTTTTATTATGAATTGTTCCTTTTTTAAGTAAAGAGTGATAACTTTCAATAACAATGTTATCTGCATATGTTTTTTTTCGCTCCCATTGATATAATTAAATTGTTCAAATCACAAACAGTTTTTCACGTTTTGCTTGTGTATTGAACTCCGTGATCTGAGTGAATAATTATTCCACTCGGATCTTTTATTTTTTTAATAACATTAATTGCTCTTTTTAAAGTAGCAATTACAAATTTTGCAGACATTTTATAAGAAATATCTGATGAAATAACTTCTTTTGTGAATCCATCGATTATTGTTGATTTATAAGCTTTCTTTCCTTTTCAAATTAAATAAGTAATATCTGTATATAAAATTTTGTATTTTTCTTTGACAGCACTATATTTTCTTTGAACAAGATCTGGATATTCTACATTTGAATTTTGTAGTTTTCTTTTATTTGCTTTTTTTAATTGATTTTTAGCAAATCTAGCTATAATTTTATTTTCTCGCATTACTTTTCGAATTATATATGTTGAATATTTATGAGATAGTTATTTTGAAACTTGCCTATATCCAAATTGCTTTCTATTATCATTAAATACTTTTAAAATATCGTATTTTATATAATCAAATTTATTTTTTTTATCTATGAAAAAATGATTTTTATATTTATCTCAATAGGATTTTTTAAAATTTAGTAACTCGAGTAGTTCCTTAATTGTTGTTTTATAATCTCTTGATTTAATAAAATTTATTTTTTCCTCTTTAGACATGTAGTTTCTCATGAGGTTAAAGACTTTTTTAAGGATTCATATTTCTCCTTCAAATTTTCTAATTCTGATTTATCTTCTTTAGATTTTGTATTAATGCATAAATTATTATCTGTTCTATAGATTGATTGTCAGGTTCCAATTGTTCCCATTGGCACTTTATATTTTTTATAAGCTTTTGTTACACCGTTTTCATTTGCATAAAGTATTACATTTACTTTAAATTCTTCACTATATTTACTAAATTTTTGACCAAGTTTTGCCATATTTTTTTCTTCCTTTTAAATATTTTAAATAAATTTTAATGCCTACTTTTTTCAACTCAGTCTAGAATGAAGGTTCCCCCTATAGAGGGAACGTTTTTTTTTATCATTTTTTATTTATTCTAATTCTATCATTATTATAAAAATCTAATCATGCTCATGCTATTTTTAAGCATTGATTGATGTTTTCAATATGACATGTTCTTATAGTTTCATCTTTTAAACGACTATGAAAACTTTCATGCTTGCCATTATGATGAGGTGTTCCTGGTTTTGAATAACTTCTAATGATTTGCAAATCATTACATAAATTTATGTAGTTTTCAGAAGTATATTGATTTCCATTATCTGAATGTAATAATATTGGACCTAAATATTTTTTATTTCTATATATTAATTGTTCAACTTCTCAATTATAGACTTGATATGGAGCAGAAACATAAATATTTGTATCATCTAATTTTAATCTAATAAATTTTTGATCTCTTAAAGTTAAGAAATAATCTATTTTTTGTCCTTTATAACTTAGTGTCTTTTTCATCTTAATTTGTTTTTTTACCTTTTAATTTTTTTTGCATTTTTTCTTTTCTTTTGTTTATTCTTTCCTCTTCAGCTTTTTTAATAGCTTCAATTTTTTCTCTTCTCTCTTCTGCAATAGTTTCTTTTCTTATTCTTTTAACTTCTTTATCAACTTGAAATGGATCAAACTCTCCGAATTCAATTTTTCCTTCAATAACTTGATTATATAAACTTCTTGCAAATTTATCTTTAACAAAAAAATCACTATAATCTAATTTTCTTGTTCTAACCATATGGGCTTCAAAAATTGATAATATACCAAATAAAAAAAATATTGCATAAATACATTGCAAAGTAATCATTCAACCACTATATGGTGTAAATTTGTCTTTTAATGATTTCCATAACTGTCATGTTTTATCTACATTTGGAGCTGTTGGACTAGTTTTTGTTCCTATTTCATAAAAAGGAATTGTAAAATAAATTCCATATATTAGACCAGTTAATAAAATTGGTCAAAAAATAAAGTTAAAAGCCAAATGAGCTCTTTTACCCCAGGTTAGCTTATTAAAAAAAGGTTTTACACTTGCAAATAATATTATAATCATCATTAAAAATCATAATAAAGGTGAAGCAACATCAATTGTTATTCTAGTTTCTAATGTACTATTATTTCCTTTTAAAATTAATGCTCATATAAATTCAACTAAAGTTCTTAAACCATCATCAAATCCAACATTTAAAGCTAAAATTATTGGTGCTATTAATCAAAAAGCAATCATAGTAATTCTAAAAATTACTATAACTATCATAAAAAAAACTGATGTTGTTTTAAAATTTTTAAAATTAATTTTTCTTAGTTTGTGCTCTTTATTTTTTTCTTTTTTCATTTTTTCACCTAGCAATCTTACTTTACATAAAAATAAATTTAAACATTATTTTGTTTAAATTCTTTAATTTTCACTATCATCTATATCTTTTCTTCTTGAAGTATATTTATAATTTTTATCTAATAAATTTGAAGGTTGAGTATTTTCATAATCACTAGAATAACTTGCTAGTGGATCTTGAATAATTAAATTTTCATCTGATGATGAAACAAATTGTCTATTTCTCTTAAAATCTAAATTTCTATTATTTTCTTGATTGTCAATAGAAAAAGGTATTATTTTATTTTCATTTTCGCTCTTATCTTCATTCAATAATTCAGACATATCAAGACCATTTAATGCTCCTGTTCTTTCAATTTCATCTATAGCTTCTTCATAAGATTTACTTAATCCACTTTTCATATTAAGAATTTCATTTTTTAATTCTGAAACATCTTTGGCTTCAGTTGTATTAATATTTGAAGAATTATCAATAATATTTTCTTGAACTTGTTGCTGTTTTTGAACTACAGTTTGCATTTTTTGTGTATTTATAGCTGGTTCTTTTGAAATACTAATAATTGAAATTACTGAATCTATACTCAATAAACAAAATAAAGGCATAATATAAAAGGTAATAAAATGATAATAATTGAAAAACTAGTAATTGTACTAAAAAATGAAAACACACTAGCTGCTTTATTTTTTAAAATATTTGAAAATAAAGTAATAATAAAATATAAAAAACCACTAACTAATATTATTCAATTTATTAAATAAAAATTTTTTAACGAAAAATAAATTGTATACTTTATTTTAAGGTCATTTTGAGAAATTACATCTATTCAAGGTATAATAGTAATTAAACTTATAGAAATTATTAATGTTATTATAATTCTTCAGATTTTAATTTGTTTCATTTCTTTCCCACCTTTAAAGTTTATTATATAATTTTCTTTGCTAAATTAAAGCAAAAAACTATTTAATTTTATCTTGCCATTTTAAAATGTCTAATAGTTCCTTCATAAAAAGGTTCTGAAACAATTTTAAATCCCATTTTTTCATATAATTTAATTGCTGTTTCTTGTGCATTTAAATAAATTTTATCTGCTTTTAATTTATCTGTTGTGAAATTAACTAAATAATTCACTAATTGTAAACCTATTCCTTGACTTCTAAATTTTTTTAAAACTGCAATTCTTCCTAAATATCATTCTTCATTTTTCTTAACAATTCTAGCACAACAAATTTCTTTATTATTATAAAAACCTATAACATGAAAACTTAATTAATCATATTCATCAATTTCTTCATCTAAAGGATAATTTTGTTCTTCACAAAAAACTTTTTTTCTAATTTCTAATGCTTGATCAAATACTAAGTTTACATTTGAAAAATCTACTAAAAATTTCATCATATTAATCATCTAATTTAAGAACAGCTATAAAAGCTTCTTGAGGAACATCTACTGAACCAATAGCTTTCATTCTTTTCTTTCCTTCCTTTTGTTTTTCAAGTAACTTTTTCTTACGAGAAATATCTCCTCCATAACATTTAGCTAAAACATTTTTTCTCATTGCTTTGATAGTTTCAAGTGCAATTATTTTACCTCCAATTGCTGCTTGAATTGGTACTTCAAAATTTTGTCTTGGTATTATTTCTTTTAATTTTTCAGTTAAAATTCTTCCTCTTCCCTGAGCAAAATCTTTATGTACAATAGTTGATAAAGCATCAACTATATCTCCATTTAATAAAATATCCATTTTTACAAGTTTTGATGTTTTGTAACCAACTAGTTCATAATCAAATTAAGCATAACCTTTTGACATTGATTTCAACTTATTAAAGAAATCAAAAACAATTTCATTTAAAGGCATTTCATAAATTAAAGTTCTTCTCGTATCATCAACATACTCAATATTAATATAAATACCTCTTTTATCTTGACACAAACTCATTAAATCACCCAAATACTGATCTGGGGTCATAATTGTAACTTTCACAAAAGGCTCTTGGATAAACTTTATTTTTTGAGGATCTGGTAAAAATGCTGGATTATCAATTTCAATTATTTCATTATTAGTTTGTGTTACTTTATAAACAACTGATGGTGCAGTTGCTATTAAAGTTAAATCATATTCTCTTTCAAGTCTTTCTTGAATAACATCCATATGTAATAATCCTAAAAAACCACATCTAAAACCAAAACCTAATGATTGAGAACTTTCTGGTTCATAAACTAAACTTGCATCACTTAAAGATATTTTTTCTAAAGCTTCTTTTAAATCTTTATATTTTGCAGTATCAACAGGATAAATACCACAATAAACCATTGGATTTAATTTTTTATATCCTGTTAATACTTGTTTAGCTTGATTATTTTTAGTTGTAATTGTATCTCCAACTTGAACATCTCTTACAGTTTTAATTGAAGCTGCAATTCACCCAACTTCTCCAGCTTCTAAACTATTTTTTTTAACTTCAAAAGGAGTTTTTACACCAAGTTCAGTAACTTCATAAGTTGCTCCTGATTGCATCATTTTTATAGTTTCTCCAACTTTTACAGTTCCATCCATAATTCTAACTGAAACCATAACTCCTCTGTATTTATCATAATATGAATCAAATATTAAAGCTTTTAAAGGCTTTGAATCATCTGCTTCTAATGGAGAAGGTATAAAATTTACAATTGCTTCTAATACATCCTCTACATTTAAACCAGTTTTTGCACTAATCATTGGAGCATTTGAGCAATCTATTCCTATTACTTTTTCTATTTCTTATTTAACTCTATCTGGTTCTGCTGCTGGTAGATCAATTTTATTAATTACAGGAACAATTTCTAAATTATTGTCTAATGCTAAATAAACATTAGCTAGTGTTTGAGCTTCAATTCCTTGACTTGCATCAACAACTAAAAGAGCACCTTCACAAGCTGCTAAACTTCTTTATACTTCATAGGTGAAATCTACATGACCAGGAGTATCAATTAAATGAAAAATATATTTTTCTCCATCTTTTGCATTATATTTTAATTGAACTGAGTTTAACTTAATTGTAATTCCTCGTTCTATTTCAATATCCATTGAATCTAAAAGTTGTGCTTGCATATCTCTTTTTTCAACACTTCCTGTTAATTCAAGAATTTTATCGGCTAAAGTAGATTTACCATGATCAATATGAGCAATTATACTGAAATTTCTAATTTTTGATTTATTCATAAATAATTATTCTCCATATTTTCCTTAATTATTATAACCAATATTCTTTTATAATTAAAAATAAAAAATCATAGACTGTTTTTAACAGAGTTTAAAATTGAAAATTAAAACTATTTTAATTTTTTTATTTGCTCATTTATATTAAAAAACAATTTTTTCTTCAAATATCACCTTATCTTTATTCTTTGGTTTTAAATAATATTAAATATTTGATTTAACTAAAAATTCATAATCGTTATTTTGCATCTTCTAAAGTAATTAAATTTGTTGCAAACCTCCTTTTCATAATGCTGTGTTCATATTTTTGTCACATCCTGTTCAAAATTTTGAATTACTTGAGTTAATTCAACTTTTGGTTTAGAAACTTTCTTATCGTCTATTTTTTTACCACATGCAACAACACTAACAGCTGATGAAGCAACAATTCCAAATTTTGCCAATACACTTAATAAGTTTTTCATATTTTCCTACTTTTTAAAAACAATTCAAATCGATATTACTAATTGTAAAAAAAAAAAAAAAAGTCAAGTTTTAAATACGAAAAAATAAATTGAAGGTTTAGAAGGTTCCCCCATTTTAGGAGACACTTTTATATAATAATAGAAAGGAAAAAATATATGGCTAAAAAAGGACAAAAGTTTAGAAAATGAACTCAAGAAGAAAAAGAAAAAATTATTGAATTAAGTTTGAATTGATATTCTCTAAAAGAAATAGCATTAAAATTTAACTCAACTACTGGATCAATTGTAACAATAATTAACAAATATAAAAATGCAAAGATAAGTGAAGCAAAACCTCGCTTGCCTTATAAAATAGATTACAGCATATCTCAAAAGGCAAATGATTTGTTTATAGGAGTTCTATTCGACTATAATAAAGAATTAATTAAGGAGAATAATATTTTAAAAAAGCAATGAGCCTCCAAGGGCGAAACCAAAAAGAAATAATTCAGGAATTATTAATAAATACTAAATATAATCGAACAATAATTTGCAAAATTTTAAATATCAATAGAACATCAACATATAAAGAAAATAAAACTTTAATGAATTTCCTCAATGATACAAGAATTATGAATTTAGTGATTTCAGAAATTGAAAAAAATAATTTTCTTAGTGCTTATAGTGCTAAAAGATGATCTTTATATTTTAAAT carries:
- the ptsP gene encoding phosphoenolpyruvate--protein phosphotransferase; this encodes MSKKLSGIGASNGISFAKVYILDEKPIIISKESTKNVDSELSIITSSIEKAKNDLIKLQSIAKEKLGEEKAAIFEAHASILEDPAMEEEFTNLLKEKKYNAARAIKEVADKYISMFEAMDDDYFKERAADVKDVTERLIRYVLNLPVADLATINEEVIIVAEDLTPSQTAQLNPKFVKGFACNIGGRTSHAAIMARSLEIPAVLGLKTIVHDVKENDILALNGETGDVEINPKNKEEWEKLVEKFVKEKVELQKLKNQPTLTKDGFDGFILEGNIGSPKDVASVLENGGEAIGLFRSEFLYMDNDHFPTEEEQFISYKKVVEEMNGKITVIRTLDIGGDKKLSYFSFPDEMNPFLGYRAIRFTLDRKDIFKDQIRALLRASAFGPVGIMFPMIATVDEFLAAKKFTLDCKAELEKEGQKIGTDLEIGMMVEIPAAAVNAENFAKNADFFSVGTNDLIQYTMAADRMSENVTYLYQPYNPSILRLLKMTIDGAHKYGKWAGMCGEMAGEPDAIPLLMGLGLDAYSMSATSILKARSIMSKLTLKETQQLANKALECETSDQVLKLVKDLMKNK
- a CDS encoding DNA-3-methyladenine glycosylase I — protein: MKNKRCDWKSQNKELIKYHDNEWAKIIHNDKILFENLILETMQAGLSWLTILLKREEFRKAFDDFNYNLIVNWNQNKIEELLTNKNIIRNRLKIESVLSNSQNFIKIQKEFGTFDKYIWNFVQYQQIVNKWDEMSQIPSQSELSLKISKDLKKRGFKFLGAVTVYSFLQAIGIINDHINDCFVKYL
- a CDS encoding PTS glucose transporter subunit IIA; this translates as MGLFTKNKSLDVFAPVDGEIIDLSKVEDEVFSEKMLGDGLAFIPENGEFVAPIDGKLVTVFPSGHAYGIVNSNGVEILLHIGLDTVSLNGEGFDIKVKQGQSIKKGDLLVNVDVKSVAAKVPSMHTPLIFTVDSMSGKSFDILKTGKVKKGDLVAQVK
- a CDS encoding DDE-type integrase/transposase/recombinase, with protein sequence MRENKIIARFAKNQLKKANKRKLQNSNVEYPDLVQRKYSAVKEKYKILYTDITYLIWKGKKAYKSTIIDGFTKEVISSDISYKMSAKFVIATLKRAINVIKKIKDPSGIIIHSDHGVQYTSKTWKTVCDLNNLIISMGAKKNICR
- a CDS encoding integrase core domain-containing protein, which translates into the protein MKKTLSYKGQKIDYFLTLRDQKFIRLKLDDTNIYVSAPYQVYNWEVEQLIYRNKKYLGPILLHSDNGNQYTSENYINLCNDLQIIRSYSKPGTPHHNGKHESFHSRLKDETIRTCHIENINQCLKIAWAWLDFYNNDRIRINKKW
- a CDS encoding GNAT family N-acetyltransferase, with amino-acid sequence MSFHVIGFYNNKEICCARIVKKNEEWYLGRIAVLKKFRSQGIGLQLVNYLVNFTTDKLKADKIYLNAQETAIKLYEKMGFKIVSEPFYEGTIRHFKMAR
- a CDS encoding lipoprotein → MKNLLSVLAKFGIVASSAVSVVACGKKIDDKKVSKPKVELTQVIQNFEQDVTKIWTQHYEKEVCNKFNYFRRCKITIMNF